A DNA window from Sphingopyxis macrogoltabida contains the following coding sequences:
- a CDS encoding A/G-specific adenine glycosylase: MSVQTSDHIDDPIGATAGDFAGRILNWYDRAARDLPWRIGPGDRTVPDPYRVWLAEIMLQQTTVAAVTGYFLKFTARWPTVADLAAADDADVMAAWAGLGYYARARNLLACARTVVAAHGGHFPDSEAGLRALPGIGDYTAASVAAIAFGRPAVVIDANIERVLARHRLITTPLPLAKREIRAALAPLVPEDRPGDFAQALMDLGATVCTPRAPACAICPVMGDCRARGRADIERIPVKPPKKAKPHRHGVAWWIEQDGRLWLVRRPGKGMLGGMRALPGGEWTDRRTGESGIASVDHGFTHFDLTLTLIRREAPPEGPPEARDAAAEGEWWPISDLDAAGLPTLYRKLVGKMRERDA, encoded by the coding sequence GTGAGCGTCCAGACATCCGACCATATCGACGACCCGATTGGCGCGACGGCCGGCGATTTCGCGGGACGCATCCTGAACTGGTACGACCGCGCGGCACGCGACCTTCCCTGGCGGATCGGCCCCGGCGACCGCACCGTCCCCGATCCGTACCGCGTCTGGCTTGCCGAAATCATGCTCCAGCAGACGACCGTTGCAGCGGTTACCGGCTATTTCCTGAAATTCACCGCGCGCTGGCCGACGGTCGCCGATCTTGCTGCGGCCGATGACGCCGACGTCATGGCGGCGTGGGCGGGACTCGGCTATTATGCCCGCGCGCGCAACCTGCTCGCTTGCGCGCGGACGGTGGTCGCAGCGCATGGCGGGCATTTTCCCGACAGCGAGGCGGGGCTGCGTGCCTTGCCGGGTATCGGCGATTATACCGCGGCGTCGGTCGCGGCGATCGCTTTCGGCCGTCCGGCGGTCGTGATCGACGCCAATATCGAACGCGTGCTCGCACGCCACCGGCTGATCACAACCCCGCTGCCGCTGGCGAAGCGCGAGATTCGTGCCGCGCTGGCGCCGCTGGTGCCCGAAGATCGTCCGGGCGATTTCGCACAGGCGCTGATGGACCTTGGTGCGACCGTCTGCACCCCGCGTGCGCCCGCTTGTGCGATCTGCCCGGTGATGGGCGATTGCCGGGCGCGCGGACGCGCCGATATCGAGCGGATACCGGTCAAGCCGCCCAAAAAGGCCAAGCCGCACCGGCATGGGGTCGCGTGGTGGATCGAGCAGGACGGCCGGCTCTGGCTGGTCCGCCGGCCGGGCAAGGGCATGCTCGGCGGGATGCGTGCGCTCCCGGGCGGCGAATGGACCGATAGGCGCACGGGCGAGTCGGGAATCGCCAGCGTCGATCATGGTTTCACCCATTTCGACCTGACGCTGACCCTCATCCGCCGCGAAGCGCCTCCCGAAGGACCTCCGGAAGCCCGGGATGCCGCAGCGGAAGGCGAATGGTGGCCGATCTCGGACCTTGACGCGGCGGGTTTGCCGACGCTCTATCGCAAGCTGGTCGGCAAGATGCGGGAGAGAGATGCATGA
- a CDS encoding DUF2497 domain-containing protein, with amino-acid sequence MEDILSSIRRVIARDEAPGAARDAQAVRVEDILDLQDEDVGGGDPAPSTEELVSAASADAARQSLEALSAAVTPDTAATNAHVAPVPAARTMEDVVLDALRPMLKDWLDTNLPSLVEAMVAKEISRITGKRL; translated from the coding sequence ATGGAAGATATCTTGTCGTCGATCCGGCGCGTTATCGCGCGCGACGAGGCGCCGGGCGCCGCCCGCGATGCGCAGGCGGTCCGCGTCGAGGATATCCTCGACCTTCAGGACGAAGACGTCGGCGGCGGCGATCCCGCGCCATCCACTGAGGAGCTGGTATCCGCGGCGAGTGCCGATGCTGCGCGCCAGTCGCTCGAGGCACTGAGCGCTGCCGTGACGCCCGATACCGCCGCGACCAATGCTCACGTTGCTCCCGTACCGGCCGCGCGTACGATGGAAGACGTTGTGCTCGACGCGCTGCGCCCGATGCTCAAAGACTGGCTCGACACCAACCTGCCGTCGCTGGTCGAAGCTATGGTAGCCAAGGAAATCAGCCGGATTACCGGCAAGCGGCTCTAA
- a CDS encoding protein-L-isoaspartate O-methyltransferase family protein, producing the protein MATQYSEISAADMRAAMIDSQLRPNDVIDPAVIGAMAEAPREAYVPAALAGVAYMDRAIALGQGRVINPPLVTGRLLAAAAIRPGSRVLLVGSATGYTAALLALMDAEVHAVEEAAELMATAQATATDDNIRWTQGPLNAGAPDAAPFDRIIVEGAIETLPEALAAQLAEGGRLVAARREGAVTRLVQGVKTGGTIALRSFADMDVAPLPGFAAPAGFRF; encoded by the coding sequence ATGGCGACCCAATATAGCGAGATAAGCGCGGCCGACATGCGCGCGGCGATGATCGACAGCCAACTGCGTCCCAACGACGTCATCGATCCTGCCGTCATCGGCGCGATGGCCGAGGCGCCGCGCGAGGCCTATGTGCCCGCGGCGCTCGCGGGCGTCGCCTATATGGACCGCGCGATCGCGCTGGGTCAGGGCCGGGTAATCAATCCGCCGCTCGTCACCGGCCGCCTGCTCGCCGCCGCGGCGATCCGGCCGGGATCGCGCGTGCTGCTGGTCGGCAGCGCCACCGGTTATACCGCCGCGCTGCTCGCGTTGATGGATGCCGAGGTCCATGCCGTCGAGGAAGCAGCCGAGTTGATGGCAACCGCGCAGGCCACCGCCACCGACGACAATATCCGCTGGACGCAAGGCCCGCTGAATGCCGGTGCGCCCGACGCCGCGCCGTTCGACCGCATCATCGTCGAAGGCGCGATCGAGACGCTGCCCGAGGCACTCGCCGCGCAGCTTGCCGAGGGCGGGCGACTGGTCGCGGCGCGCCGCGAGGGTGCGGTGACCCGGCTCGTCCAGGGCGTCAAGACCGGCGGGACGATCGCCCTGCGCAGCTTCGCCGATATGGATGTCGCGCCGCTGCCCGGCTTTGCCGCCCCGGCGGGATTTCGCTTCTAA
- a CDS encoding HIRAN domain-containing protein: MPSQITLPIVGVQFPNARGVSRRFAVDLQRPGDPVELRREPKNPADPNAIAVHTAEGVQMGYVPAERAPFIGMMMTRGEVTAIFQGADDFGAFIRIGFDEAPVLPEPAAGERDEPGQRGARAAPEPGKRGAGDEWWPDEEGPEFGA; the protein is encoded by the coding sequence ATGCCGTCGCAAATCACCCTGCCGATCGTCGGCGTCCAATTCCCGAACGCGCGCGGCGTGAGCCGCCGCTTCGCCGTCGACCTACAGAGGCCGGGCGATCCGGTCGAACTGCGCCGCGAGCCGAAGAACCCGGCCGACCCGAACGCTATAGCGGTCCACACGGCCGAGGGCGTGCAGATGGGCTATGTCCCGGCCGAGCGCGCGCCGTTCATTGGCATGATGATGACGCGCGGCGAAGTGACGGCGATCTTTCAGGGGGCCGACGACTTCGGCGCCTTCATTCGGATCGGCTTCGACGAGGCGCCGGTGCTGCCCGAGCCCGCCGCTGGCGAACGCGATGAGCCGGGCCAGCGCGGCGCGCGCGCGGCGCCAGAGCCGGGGAAGCGCGGCGCTGGCGACGAGTGGTGGCCAGACGAGGAAGGGCCTGAGTTTGGCGCGTGA
- the nudC gene encoding NAD(+) diphosphatase, which produces MTLPLGFTGARLDRADQLRTDADAFAAAASDPRARCLALDGIDFVPGDGGGLRWEPLDRTDDRALLLLGLDDDRVPHFVREPAPSQRIDARSRTVMRLLPLLSGEDAALYGGARSLVDWHARHRFCAVCGSPTDLFRGGWGRKCDACSAEHFPRVDPVVIMLAECDGRVLVGRQGGFPAGFFSALAGFVEPGESLEEAVARELFEEAGIRVSEVTYVASQPWPFPSSLMIGCRAVARDPALTLDTTEIEAAMWVDRAEVRAALAGDMGAPFTAPPSLAIARHLLEDWVG; this is translated from the coding sequence ATGACTTTGCCGCTGGGTTTCACCGGCGCGCGGCTCGACCGCGCCGACCAGTTGCGCACCGATGCCGATGCCTTTGCGGCGGCGGCGTCCGATCCGCGGGCGCGCTGCCTCGCGCTCGACGGGATCGATTTCGTGCCCGGCGATGGCGGCGGGCTCCGTTGGGAGCCGCTCGACCGCACGGATGATCGCGCGCTGTTGCTGCTCGGTCTCGACGATGACCGGGTGCCGCATTTCGTGCGTGAGCCTGCGCCGAGTCAGCGAATCGATGCGCGTTCGCGCACCGTCATGCGCCTCCTGCCGCTGCTCTCGGGCGAGGATGCGGCGCTTTATGGTGGCGCCCGCAGCCTTGTCGACTGGCACGCGCGGCATCGCTTCTGCGCTGTGTGCGGCAGCCCGACCGACTTGTTCCGTGGCGGCTGGGGCCGCAAGTGCGATGCCTGCAGCGCCGAACATTTTCCGCGCGTCGATCCGGTGGTGATCATGCTCGCCGAATGCGACGGGCGCGTGCTCGTCGGGCGGCAGGGCGGCTTTCCGGCGGGCTTCTTCTCGGCACTCGCGGGTTTTGTCGAGCCCGGCGAATCGCTTGAGGAAGCCGTCGCGCGCGAATTATTCGAGGAAGCCGGGATACGCGTTTCCGAGGTGACCTATGTCGCGAGCCAGCCGTGGCCCTTTCCGTCGTCGCTGATGATCGGCTGTCGCGCGGTCGCGCGCGACCCGGCGCTGACGCTCGACACGACCGAGATCGAAGCGGCGATGTGGGTCGATCGCGCCGAAGTCCGCGCTGCGCTGGCGGGAGACATGGGCGCGCCGTTCACGGCGCCGCCATCGCTGGCGATCGCCCGGCACCTGCTGGAAGATTGGGTGGGCTAG
- a CDS encoding N-acetylmuramidase domain-containing protein produces the protein MNLRDLQLWLNAHGASLVTDGLAGPATRSAILNTFVNLDAPAVTPQDIAQIAARLGGTPRQVAAVAKVESAGGGWDDAGRLKCLYERHYFWKRLRILIPLLSNPTPGGYTIDADRDGINDSWEKVADAAMRSPIAAFESASWGKFQIMGAHASADPARRDQVVYQGNAVEFVWWLTRSERNHYEALARFIEVNGLRGAFQRLSTNPDDCRAFARGYNGGGYEKGSYHRKLAEAMR, from the coding sequence GTGAACCTTCGCGACCTACAGCTATGGCTCAACGCCCACGGCGCTAGCCTTGTCACCGACGGTCTCGCCGGACCGGCAACGCGCTCGGCGATCCTCAACACCTTCGTCAACCTCGATGCGCCGGCGGTCACGCCGCAAGACATCGCGCAGATCGCCGCACGCCTCGGTGGGACGCCCCGACAGGTCGCGGCGGTCGCCAAGGTGGAAAGCGCCGGCGGAGGCTGGGACGATGCCGGGCGGCTGAAATGCCTCTATGAGCGACACTATTTCTGGAAACGGCTGCGCATCCTCATCCCGCTCCTGTCGAATCCGACGCCCGGTGGCTACACCATCGACGCTGACCGCGACGGCATCAACGATAGCTGGGAGAAGGTCGCGGACGCTGCCATGCGCTCGCCGATCGCGGCGTTCGAAAGCGCGAGCTGGGGCAAGTTCCAGATCATGGGCGCCCATGCCAGCGCGGATCCGGCGCGTCGTGACCAGGTCGTCTATCAGGGCAACGCCGTCGAGTTCGTCTGGTGGCTCACCCGGTCCGAGCGCAACCATTATGAGGCGCTCGCCCGCTTCATCGAAGTGAACGGCCTGCGCGGTGCTTTCCAGCGACTGTCGACGAATCCCGACGACTGCCGGGCTTTCGCGCGCGGATATAACGGGGGCGGCTACGAGAAGGGCTCCTATCACCGGAAACTGGCGGAGGCGATGCGATGA
- a CDS encoding TolC family outer membrane protein, which translates to MHDIQIRPPIRRARLFGGLAFGALMLASQAQAETLQGALAKAYENNPTLTAARAGQRANDENVPIQKSYGLPSLGGQVDYQENIVVPGNSFTSPGRVLSATGQFSVPIYQGGAVRNAVKAAKFRVEAGQADLRATEASIFSQVVGAYMDVIRDQAIVQLNQKNVSVLRTNLQATSDRFEIGDLTRTDVAQSEARLALAEGDLRTAEANLIASRESYIRLVGDAPVDLESPPTLPNLPASAEDAVAIALSSNPDIEAANQIVNANRADIGVARASRMPKLSGTVGGGYSDYLGSLRGTDQTGARFAQTTTSAQAGLSLTVPIFQGGRPAAQVRQAQSRTSQAIENYVETERGVIAQTRGAYAAWQANERIIAATQQAVGANALSLEGVRAENSVGTRSILDILNAEQEYLNTQVQLVSARRNSYVAAFSVLAAMGKAEARDLGIEGGALYDPAVNYERVRGKIFDWDDDPKPQQQSTDTRNIPAANADVPAGEPLPGQ; encoded by the coding sequence ATGCACGATATCCAGATCAGACCGCCAATCCGCCGCGCGCGGCTGTTCGGCGGGCTGGCGTTCGGCGCGCTGATGCTGGCATCGCAGGCGCAGGCCGAAACGCTGCAGGGGGCGCTCGCCAAAGCCTATGAGAACAACCCGACGCTGACCGCGGCGCGCGCCGGACAGCGTGCGAACGACGAAAATGTCCCGATCCAGAAAAGCTATGGCCTGCCGAGCCTCGGCGGCCAGGTCGATTATCAGGAAAATATCGTCGTCCCGGGCAACAGCTTCACCTCGCCCGGCCGGGTGCTGAGCGCGACGGGGCAGTTTTCGGTCCCCATCTATCAGGGCGGCGCGGTGCGCAACGCCGTGAAGGCAGCAAAATTCCGCGTCGAAGCGGGCCAGGCCGACCTCCGCGCGACCGAGGCGAGCATTTTCTCGCAGGTTGTCGGCGCCTATATGGACGTGATCCGCGATCAGGCGATCGTCCAGCTCAACCAGAAGAATGTCTCGGTTCTGCGGACCAATTTGCAGGCGACGAGCGACCGCTTCGAGATCGGCGACCTCACCCGCACCGACGTCGCCCAGTCGGAAGCGCGGCTGGCGCTCGCCGAGGGCGATTTGCGCACCGCCGAGGCGAACCTGATCGCCAGCCGCGAATCCTACATCCGGCTCGTCGGCGACGCGCCGGTCGATCTCGAGAGCCCGCCGACGCTGCCGAACCTGCCGGCGAGCGCCGAGGATGCGGTGGCGATCGCGCTCAGCAGCAATCCTGACATCGAAGCGGCGAACCAGATCGTCAATGCGAATCGCGCCGACATCGGCGTTGCTCGTGCTTCACGGATGCCCAAGCTGTCGGGCACGGTCGGCGGCGGCTACAGCGACTATCTCGGTTCGCTGCGCGGCACCGACCAGACCGGCGCGCGTTTCGCCCAGACGACGACGAGCGCGCAGGCCGGCCTGTCGCTGACCGTGCCGATTTTCCAGGGCGGCCGCCCCGCGGCGCAGGTCCGTCAGGCGCAGTCGCGGACCAGCCAGGCGATCGAAAATTATGTCGAGACCGAACGCGGCGTGATCGCGCAGACGCGCGGCGCCTATGCCGCGTGGCAGGCGAACGAGCGAATCATCGCGGCGACGCAGCAGGCGGTCGGCGCCAATGCGCTGTCGCTCGAGGGTGTGCGCGCCGAAAACAGCGTCGGGACGCGCTCGATCCTCGACATTTTGAACGCCGAACAGGAATATCTGAACACCCAGGTCCAGCTCGTGTCGGCGCGGCGCAACAGCTATGTCGCTGCTTTCTCGGTGCTCGCGGCGATGGGCAAGGCCGAGGCGCGCGACCTCGGGATCGAGGGCGGCGCGCTTTACGATCCGGCGGTCAACTACGAGCGCGTGCGCGGCAAGATCTTCGACTGGGACGACGATCCGAAGCCGCAACAGCAATCGACCGACACGCGCAATATCCCCGCTGCCAATGCCGATGTTCCCGCCGGCGAACCGCTGCCCGGACAATAG
- a CDS encoding serine hydrolase domain-containing protein yields the protein MNMMVSRRALLGGFAAAGATALLPRNAFAWKAGGEQLYPGTYSFIKGFVDRRELVGTLAAIGKGQEAPVFFGAGVQSNDAPTPVGPDTLWRLYSMTKPVTGIAAMLLIEDGKMTLDQPIADFLPLFAKMNVQNTPDGSITDVRPAKGPITVRQLLTHTAGLGYNIIQKGPIKKAYDDAGIVGGQASRLPIPGFADVKPAPSLAAMADRLAALPLVYEPGTKWSYSIGLDLMGRVIEVVSGQAFDAFLKARLFDPLGMASTGFMVGAQDVSRFTSNYAPFGGALIPFDPAANSIYLDPPPYPFGGGGLVSSARDYDRFLAMLLGEGETGGVRVMQPETARLAMSNLISDSVDRKGSFIDGEGFGAGGRVSLPTSPGGEGIFGWAGAAGTIGFVHRGLGYRAAGYTQIMPPDAVSFQGKFGETFFKDVAGR from the coding sequence ATGAACATGATGGTTTCGCGGCGCGCGCTGCTCGGCGGATTTGCCGCCGCCGGGGCGACGGCGCTGCTGCCGCGCAATGCCTTCGCGTGGAAGGCGGGCGGCGAGCAGCTTTACCCCGGAACCTACAGCTTCATCAAAGGCTTCGTCGACCGCCGCGAACTCGTCGGCACGCTCGCAGCGATCGGCAAGGGGCAGGAGGCGCCGGTGTTTTTCGGCGCCGGGGTGCAATCGAACGATGCGCCGACCCCGGTCGGCCCCGACACGCTCTGGCGGCTCTATTCGATGACCAAGCCGGTCACCGGCATCGCCGCGATGCTGCTGATCGAGGATGGCAAGATGACGCTCGACCAGCCGATTGCCGATTTCCTGCCTTTGTTCGCTAAGATGAATGTGCAGAACACGCCCGATGGCTCGATCACCGATGTGCGCCCGGCGAAGGGCCCGATCACGGTGCGCCAGTTGCTCACCCACACCGCGGGGCTCGGCTATAACATCATCCAGAAGGGGCCGATCAAAAAGGCCTATGACGATGCCGGCATCGTCGGCGGGCAGGCCAGCCGCCTGCCGATCCCGGGCTTTGCCGACGTGAAGCCTGCGCCGAGCCTCGCCGCGATGGCCGACCGGCTCGCGGCGCTGCCGCTGGTCTATGAGCCCGGCACCAAATGGAGCTATTCGATCGGCCTCGACCTGATGGGCCGCGTCATCGAGGTCGTATCGGGGCAGGCCTTCGACGCCTTCCTCAAGGCGCGGCTGTTCGATCCGCTCGGCATGGCCAGCACGGGCTTCATGGTCGGCGCGCAGGACGTTTCGCGTTTCACGAGCAATTATGCCCCGTTCGGCGGCGCGCTGATCCCGTTCGATCCGGCGGCGAATTCGATCTATCTCGATCCGCCGCCCTATCCGTTCGGCGGCGGCGGACTGGTGTCGAGCGCACGCGATTACGACCGGTTCCTCGCGATGCTGCTGGGGGAAGGCGAGACGGGCGGGGTGCGGGTGATGCAACCCGAAACGGCGCGGCTCGCGATGTCGAACCTCATCTCCGACAGCGTCGACCGCAAGGGCAGCTTCATCGACGGCGAAGGTTTCGGTGCGGGCGGCCGCGTGTCGCTGCCGACCTCGCCGGGCGGCGAAGGGATTTTCGGCTGGGCCGGCGCGGCGGGGACGATCGGCTTCGTTCACCGCGGGCTCGGTTATCGGGCGGCCGGTTATACGCAGATCATGCCGCCCGACGCCGTTTCTTTCCAGGGCAAGTTCGGCGAGACCTTCTTCAAGGACGTCGCGGGCCGATGA
- a CDS encoding thioredoxin domain-containing protein — MTRTLRIAILSSLGALALAGCGDSKTDPAKEQDVIAKVAAPANKSWSQTVAVSPDGGYVMGNPDAPIKIVEFASITCSHCAEFSKESHEEIKRDFIDTGRVSLELRNFVRDPLDASAAAIIRCAPVDRFYPLIENTFASQAELFAAAQANPKGGEEAMALAPAQRFPALAKAWKLDTFFQSRGVTAEQVNACLGKIENISKLEEGTNAAIEKYQVQGTPTFVINGQVAEGVATWPLLRDRLRTMGAR; from the coding sequence ATGACCCGCACGCTGCGTATCGCCATCCTGTCCTCGCTCGGCGCACTCGCGCTTGCCGGCTGCGGCGACAGCAAGACCGACCCCGCCAAGGAACAGGATGTCATCGCCAAGGTCGCGGCGCCCGCGAACAAGAGCTGGTCGCAGACGGTCGCCGTCTCGCCCGACGGCGGCTATGTGATGGGCAACCCCGACGCGCCGATCAAGATCGTCGAATTCGCGTCGATCACCTGTTCGCACTGCGCCGAATTCTCGAAGGAAAGCCACGAAGAGATCAAGCGCGACTTCATCGATACCGGCCGCGTCAGCCTCGAACTTCGCAACTTCGTCCGCGATCCGCTCGACGCGTCGGCCGCCGCGATCATCCGCTGCGCGCCTGTCGACCGCTTCTACCCGCTGATCGAGAATACCTTCGCCTCGCAGGCCGAACTCTTCGCCGCGGCGCAGGCAAACCCGAAGGGCGGCGAGGAAGCGATGGCGCTGGCGCCCGCACAGCGTTTCCCCGCGCTCGCCAAGGCGTGGAAACTCGACACCTTCTTCCAGTCGCGCGGCGTGACCGCCGAACAGGTGAACGCCTGCCTCGGCAAGATCGAGAATATCTCGAAGCTCGAAGAAGGCACCAACGCGGCGATCGAGAAATATCAGGTGCAGGGCACCCCGACTTTCGTGATCAACGGGCAGGTCGCCGAGGGTGTAGCCACCTGGCCGCTGCTCCGCGACCGGCTGCGCACGATGGGCGCGCGCTGA
- a CDS encoding thioredoxin domain-containing protein — protein MPAYRSILFGRRAAIGALAAGALTLIGAAAPAKPAAPRWSASVATTDIGSFSIGNPKAKVRLIEYFSYTCSHCADFARLGSVPLKTLYVDKGLVVFEYRNLVRDPVDMTAALLARCGGGKAFAGNHQAIFAAQKVWLAKVQKASEAEMKSWYQGDLGARAKKIAAFTGLDALMRARGYTAAQLDRCMNDGVAQAELEGMTNIAFNGDRVRGTPTFFINGREAGTTTWPALKTPLDAALKGS, from the coding sequence ATGCCCGCTTACCGCTCCATCCTTTTCGGACGCCGCGCCGCGATCGGCGCCCTCGCCGCAGGCGCGCTGACGCTGATCGGCGCCGCCGCACCGGCCAAGCCCGCGGCGCCGCGCTGGTCGGCCAGTGTCGCGACCACCGACATCGGCTCGTTCAGCATCGGCAACCCGAAGGCGAAAGTCCGGCTGATCGAATATTTCAGCTATACGTGCAGCCATTGCGCCGACTTCGCGCGGCTGGGCTCGGTGCCGCTGAAGACGCTGTATGTCGACAAGGGGCTGGTGGTCTTCGAATATCGCAACCTCGTCCGCGACCCGGTCGACATGACCGCGGCGCTGCTCGCCCGCTGCGGCGGCGGCAAGGCATTTGCGGGCAACCATCAGGCGATTTTCGCGGCGCAAAAGGTCTGGCTCGCCAAGGTGCAGAAGGCCAGCGAGGCCGAAATGAAGAGCTGGTATCAGGGCGATCTCGGCGCGCGGGCGAAAAAGATCGCCGCCTTTACCGGGCTCGACGCGCTGATGCGCGCGCGCGGCTATACGGCGGCACAGCTCGATCGCTGCATGAACGACGGCGTTGCGCAGGCCGAACTCGAGGGCATGACCAATATCGCCTTTAACGGTGACCGGGTGAGAGGCACGCCGACCTTCTTCATCAATGGCCGCGAGGCCGGCACGACGACGTGGCCAGCGCTGAAAACGCCGCTCGACGCCGCGCTCAAGGGCTCCTAA
- a CDS encoding DUF721 domain-containing protein, with protein sequence MTKDTGDGPPAKKAKAKAGGKKPKASARAYERPRGGEARSIADLVPEIGRTAFRKFGFIQSSVVSRWREIVGDRLADVTQPAMIRFPAGQKAGGTLHLTISGAHAPMLQHVAPDIIGAVNRFFGYAAIATVRMTHGQVTPAPPVQPPAMLKPVPAELGDSLRDIGDPELRTVLERMAAGLATAPKLPRIS encoded by the coding sequence ATGACGAAAGACACGGGAGACGGGCCGCCCGCCAAAAAGGCGAAGGCGAAAGCGGGCGGCAAAAAGCCCAAGGCCAGCGCGCGCGCCTATGAACGCCCGCGCGGCGGCGAAGCGCGGTCGATCGCCGACCTCGTTCCCGAAATCGGCCGCACCGCCTTTCGCAAGTTCGGTTTCATCCAGTCGTCGGTGGTCAGCCGCTGGCGCGAGATCGTCGGCGACCGGCTCGCCGACGTCACCCAGCCCGCGATGATCCGCTTTCCGGCCGGCCAGAAGGCGGGCGGCACGCTGCACCTCACGATCAGCGGCGCGCACGCCCCGATGCTCCAGCATGTCGCGCCCGACATCATCGGCGCGGTCAACCGCTTCTTCGGCTATGCCGCGATTGCCACTGTCCGCATGACGCACGGGCAGGTGACACCGGCGCCGCCCGTTCAGCCTCCGGCAATGCTGAAACCCGTACCCGCCGAACTGGGGGACAGTCTTCGCGACATCGGCGACCCGGAGCTCAGGACCGTGCTCGAACGCATGGCGGCCGGGCTGGCGACGGCACCGAAGCTTCCCCGCATCAGTTAG